In one window of Erythrolamprus reginae isolate rEryReg1 chromosome 1, rEryReg1.hap1, whole genome shotgun sequence DNA:
- the LOC139157054 gene encoding amine sulfotransferase-like translates to MEPEDKSLYKYKGLYFITDISSPENLDTLDSFEIRDDDTFVITYPKSGTIWTQNIVSLIVYEGIRDGTENTTLIDKAPWLEYNVFHVDLPSRPSPRVICSHLPYYLVPKGLQNKKGKIIYVLRNPKDVLVSSYHFHKVSSKVETPKDFDTFVERFLAGRVICSSWLDHVEGWYAHKGDFNILFLSYEEMKKDLRSSVLKICNFLGKKLTENEVDDVVYKATFDNMKMDSKANYTFMPRDLLDFSKGNFLRKGTIGDWKNIMTVAQNEKFDHVFKERMEKLPFKFCWDIQEDPQSISS, encoded by the exons ATGGAGCCAGAGGATAAGTCCCTGTACAAATACAAAGGACTCTATTTCATAACTGACATTTCCTCACCTGAAAATTTAGATACACTGGACAGTTTTGAAATCCGAGATGATGATACATTCGTAATCACATATCCTAAATCTG GCACAATATGGACTCAGAATATTGTCAGCTTGATTGTTTATGAAGGTATTCGAGATGGAACTGAAAACACTACCCTTATTGACAAGGCACCATGGCTGGAGTATAATGTTTTTCATGTAGATTTACCTAGTCGCCCATCGCCTCGGGTCATTTGTTCCCATCTGCCCTACTATTTGGTACCCAAAGgattacaaaataaaaaaggaaaa ATTATTTATGTGCTTAGAAATCCAAAggatgtcttggtttctagctaTCATTTTCACAAAGTATCAAGCAAAGTAGAAACACCAAAAGACTTTGATACGTTTGTTGAGAggtttttggctggcagag TGATTTGTAGTTCATGGCTAGACCACGTAGAAGGCTGGTACGCTCATAAGGGTGATTtcaatattctcttcctgtcttatgaagaaatgaaaaag GATCTGAGAAGTTCTGTATTGAAAATATGCAACTTCCTAGGGAAAAAACTAACTGAAAACGAGGTGGATGATGTGGTGTATAAAGCTACATTCGATAACATGAAAATGGATTCTAAGGCAAACTACACGTTCATGCCTCGTGATTTGCTAGATTTCAGCAAAGGAAACTTTCTTCGCAAAG GCACTATTGGGGACTGGAAGAACATCATGACTGTTGCCCAGAATGAAAAGTTTGACCATGTCTTTAAGGAAAGGATGGAAAAGCTGCCCTTCAAGTTCTGCTGGGATATTCAGGAGGATCCTCAGTCTATTTCCAGctga